The following coding sequences are from one Deltaproteobacteria bacterium window:
- a CDS encoding glycosyl hydrolase, with translation MIPRLLALPLMIAALAVTVRSGASGFKDVLDTPALKSTLAQKTLLNGVTRAGKRLVSVGWRGHILYSDDQGKSWSQAQVPVSSDLAAVHFPSPEKGWAVGHEGVVLHSPDKGVTWTRQFDGREAARVMISHYTEHPPKDLHGGAEARQRFMNEVKQFEQEGPDKPFLDVWFDDEKTGFIVGTFNLIFQTVDGGRTWEPWFDRTENPKRLHLYAVRRIGQDLFICGEQGLVLKLDRQSRRFRLCTVPHKGTFFGITGKPGKVIVFGLRGHAFRSLDNGAHWQKVETRVQAGLNGATLTEDGCILLVSQGGQLLVSCDDGRSFDPVKTGRPVPASAIVALDRETLLLVGLLGLQSKRFR, from the coding sequence ATGATTCCACGACTTTTAGCCCTCCCCTTGATGATTGCGGCCTTAGCGGTTACCGTCCGTTCCGGGGCCTCCGGCTTTAAGGATGTGCTGGATACACCGGCCTTGAAAAGCACCCTGGCCCAAAAAACACTGCTTAACGGAGTCACAAGGGCCGGCAAACGGTTAGTCAGCGTCGGCTGGCGGGGCCACATTCTTTATTCGGACGACCAGGGGAAGAGTTGGTCCCAGGCACAGGTTCCGGTCAGCTCCGATCTGGCGGCCGTTCATTTTCCATCTCCCGAGAAAGGATGGGCGGTTGGGCATGAAGGCGTGGTACTGCACAGCCCGGATAAGGGTGTCACCTGGACCAGGCAGTTCGACGGCCGGGAAGCGGCCCGGGTCATGATAAGCCATTACACTGAACATCCGCCCAAGGATCTTCACGGCGGCGCCGAGGCCAGGCAACGCTTTATGAATGAGGTGAAACAATTTGAGCAGGAAGGACCGGATAAACCCTTCCTGGACGTTTGGTTCGATGACGAGAAAACCGGTTTCATCGTCGGCACCTTCAATCTCATTTTTCAGACCGTCGACGGCGGTCGAACCTGGGAGCCCTGGTTTGATCGAACCGAGAACCCCAAACGGCTGCACCTCTATGCTGTTCGCCGGATCGGCCAGGACCTGTTCATCTGCGGAGAGCAAGGACTGGTATTAAAGCTTGATCGGCAAAGTCGACGATTCCGTCTCTGTACCGTTCCGCATAAAGGGACCTTCTTCGGGATTACGGGCAAGCCGGGTAAGGTGATCGTCTTCGGACTGCGGGGCCATGCTTTCCGCAGTCTGGACAACGGTGCCCACTGGCAGAAGGTGGAGACCAGGGTACAAGCGGGTCTCAATGGAGCTACCCTGACCGAAGACGGATGTATCCTGTTAGTCAGTCAGGGTGGACAGCTTCTCGTGAGCTGCGACGACGGCCGTAGCTTCGATCCGGTCAAGACGGGGCGACCCGTTCCGGCATCGGCGATCGTAGCCCTCGACAGGGAAACCCTGTTATTAGTCGGACTTTTAGGCTTGCAATCGAAACGGTTCAGGTAG
- a CDS encoding DUF1329 domain-containing protein, whose translation MIIRKYMIAVALVLVCAGWAIGAVSQEEAKKLGTTLTPIGAVKAGNAEGSIPEYTGGLINPPAGYVKGSGLRPDPFMGEKPLFSIDAKNIAQYADKLTEGTKALMKKYPSFRIDIYKTHRTVAFPEFVAANTVKNALKAKTAREGLSLQNAHAGYPFPIPKDGYEAMWNHLTRFSGDAYTINFESYNIDSAGIPSLSLIATFIFDYPFYDTGKMKVDYFYRMKALYTGPPRRAGEAVIILEPLDYTEKGRRAWQYLPGQRRVRLAPDIAFDTPNPGTAGGSCYDDTFLFNGSMERFNFKLIGKKEIYVPYNNYKLSYFQGDMKQVLTPKHLNPDLVRWELHRVWVVEGTLAEGKRHIYSKRTYYLDEDSWTALASDEYDKRGNMYRMGLAYMSPSYDLPAPSADMQTYYDLIAHSYAVNFWPRKGIKYTNKLRDVEFSPDGLAGSGLR comes from the coding sequence ATGATCATTCGAAAATACATGATAGCAGTTGCCTTGGTGTTGGTTTGTGCGGGATGGGCTATCGGGGCGGTCAGCCAAGAAGAGGCCAAAAAACTGGGCACGACGTTGACGCCGATCGGTGCCGTAAAGGCCGGAAACGCTGAAGGGTCGATTCCTGAATATACCGGCGGGCTGATCAATCCCCCGGCGGGTTATGTAAAGGGTTCCGGTTTACGCCCCGATCCGTTCATGGGCGAAAAGCCTTTATTTTCGATCGATGCCAAGAATATAGCCCAATATGCCGATAAATTAACCGAAGGCACGAAGGCCTTGATGAAAAAATACCCGAGCTTCCGCATTGACATTTATAAAACCCACCGGACGGTGGCCTTTCCGGAGTTCGTCGCTGCCAATACGGTAAAGAACGCCCTAAAGGCCAAAACCGCCAGAGAAGGTTTGTCGTTGCAAAACGCCCATGCCGGGTATCCTTTCCCGATACCGAAAGATGGCTATGAGGCCATGTGGAACCATCTGACCCGTTTTTCCGGGGACGCCTACACTATCAACTTCGAATCCTATAATATCGATTCGGCCGGTATTCCGTCATTATCGTTGATCGCTACCTTTATTTTTGATTACCCCTTCTATGATACCGGTAAAATGAAAGTGGATTACTTCTACAGGATGAAGGCCTTATATACGGGACCTCCCCGCCGGGCCGGGGAGGCCGTTATTATCTTGGAACCGCTTGATTATACGGAAAAAGGACGGCGAGCCTGGCAGTATCTCCCCGGTCAACGCCGGGTGAGGTTGGCGCCGGACATTGCCTTCGATACCCCCAATCCCGGAACAGCCGGCGGAAGCTGCTATGATGACACTTTTCTCTTTAATGGATCAATGGAGCGGTTCAACTTCAAGCTTATCGGTAAAAAGGAAATTTATGTTCCGTACAACAACTATAAATTGTCTTACTTTCAAGGGGACATGAAACAGGTCCTGACGCCGAAACATTTGAATCCGGACCTGGTCCGTTGGGAACTGCACCGGGTTTGGGTGGTGGAAGGAACGTTGGCTGAAGGAAAGCGGCATATCTACAGTAAGCGTACCTACTACCTGGATGAAGATTCCTGGACGGCCCTGGCCTCGGATGAATACGACAAGCGGGGCAATATGTATCGTATGGGCTTGGCCTATATGTCGCCGAGCTATGACCTGCCGGCGCCCAGCGCGGACATGCAAACCTATTACGACCTGATCGCCCACTCCTATGCAGTCAACTTCTGGCCCCGGAAAGGCATCAAATACACCAATAAATTGCGGGACGTGGAGTTCAGCCCCGATGGACTGGCCGGCAGCGGCCTTCGCTAA